CGACCTCGATATATTTGCCATATCCGCTGACCCATTGGGCGCGGCCAACAATGCCGTCAGCAGTTGCATAGATCGGAGTGCCGATCGGGCCTGCAATGTCGAGGCCTTTATGATTTTTGCGGCGACCCTGGAACGGATCGGTGCGGTAACCGAAATGGCTGGTCTTGCGCATCACTTCGACCGGATTGATGGCGGGCACAGCAACAACCTGTTTGCTGCGGGTGCCATTGATGCTGCCCCAGCTATCATTGAGGGCGCGAAATTCGGGATCGGACACACCAAGGGCGGTCTTGTTCGATTCGACGTCTTCCGGTTTGACGCGGAACGAATCAGAGGCGGCGGAGTTTGCCATTGCCGGAGTAGCAACTGAGGCCGTGAAGACCAGGCTGCCAGCAAGCAAAAGCTTTCCCATCAGTGATTGGCCTGCGGCCAAAACGCTGTGTAGCATGTGGTAATACGACCCTTTGTTGATTTCCCGGATTTGCATCCGAGAAAGACCCCAAAACTGTGCGGCAGTTAGCTGCCTACCCCTTATGTATATGGTGTGTGACGGGGGGTTCAGCCCAATGCAACCTGCAGATAATAATCCCGCGTTAAACCGGCCTTTGAACGCGCCGAGTCGTTGAACGGAGGCTTCAACTGCCCCCGAAAGTGACGCTCAACCAGTGTTTTCCAATGTTTTTCCGGGATGAACTTTTGCTCACTACAAGCCGACTGAAACCATGTCGTACCCGCCAAAACATGGCGGATTTCGTCGGTATAGATGCGATTCAAGATGCGCGCCGAGGCCGAATCACCCACCGATTCGAATCGCGCCACCGTGGCGGGCGTCACGTCTAGGCCGCGCGCCTCCAGTACCATCGGTACAACGGCCAACCGAGCGAGCGCATCATGCCGCGTCTCATAGGCCGATTCCCATAATCCATCATGGGCGGGCATCGCGCCATATTCGCTGCCCAATTGGCGCAGCCGACGGTCCAGCAAGGCAAAGTGCATCGCTTCATCTGCGCCGACCCGCAGCCAGTCATCGGCAAATTCACGCGGAAACTGCTCTCCAAACCGGCCGACCAGATCAAAGGCAAGGTCGATGGCGACGAATTCGATATGCGCCAATGCGTGGAGCAGCGCCGCCCGTGTCGCATCCGATCCCGCCTTACGCCTTTTCGGCATGAAGCGCGGCGCGAGCAGTTCCGGTCGGGCAGGCCGGGCAGGAAAATCGGGCATGGCCGCGTCAAAACGATGCTCCAGCCGCCCTAACCGCCAGTCGCGCGCCACCGACCGCGCCCGCATCACTTTGGTCTGCGGATCGGGGGTTTCGAGCACCAATTTGCACGCTTCACCGAGCGTCGTCATACGCTCCTCCCGGATGCGGGAGAGGGACGCGAACATGGCTCGCACGCAAAATCATACATCCCATGCCCTCCAAGCGATCAGTGCCATGCAGGGCTTCAAAGCCCCTTTGCAGCCTCCAGCACGTCCTCAGCATGTCCCTTGACCTTCACATTGTTCCAAACGCGGACGACCTTGCCATCCTTGCCCACAAGATAGGTCGACCGTTCGATCCCCATA
This portion of the Sphingobium sp. genome encodes:
- a CDS encoding M23 family metallopeptidase, producing MGKLLLAGSLVFTASVATPAMANSAASDSFRVKPEDVESNKTALGVSDPEFRALNDSWGSINGTRSKQVVAVPAINPVEVMRKTSHFGYRTDPFQGRRKNHKGLDIAGPIGTPIYATADGIVGRAQWVSGYGKYIEVEHGNAIQTRYGHLSAMNVQSGQRVRKGDVIGFMGSTGRSTGSHLHYEVRIAGEPVNPTSFLEPVTNVSNLLLAAKDADSKSIGGPAE
- a CDS encoding ferritin-like domain-containing protein produces the protein MTTLGEACKLVLETPDPQTKVMRARSVARDWRLGRLEHRFDAAMPDFPARPARPELLAPRFMPKRRKAGSDATRAALLHALAHIEFVAIDLAFDLVGRFGEQFPREFADDWLRVGADEAMHFALLDRRLRQLGSEYGAMPAHDGLWESAYETRHDALARLAVVPMVLEARGLDVTPATVARFESVGDSASARILNRIYTDEIRHVLAGTTWFQSACSEQKFIPEKHWKTLVERHFRGQLKPPFNDSARSKAGLTRDYYLQVALG